Below is a window of Sulfitobacter sp. BSw21498 DNA.
AACGCCGCCAACAGGATAAACGGAAGCAGGGACCGCTCTCCGAATTCATTCAACACGTCGTCTATCGTTACGGTGTCGTGGCGGGCTGCATGTTCCACTCCATCCAGCAGATGGGTCAGACTTCGCTCGTCAGTATCTTGCATCTGCCCCCCAAAGGTCAGCCGTCTTGTTCAATCAATGCCGCAAGCCCCGATCGATAGGTCGGGTACTGCGGTACCCAGCCCAACGCCTGCTTGGTGCGGTCGTTCCGAACCTTCTTGCTTTCCGCGTAAAAGCTGCGGGCCATCGGGGTCATATCGGCCTCTTCAAACGGGATCGCGGGGGGCACGGGCAGGCCGAGCAGTTCCGCCGCGTGAGCGATCACATCCTGAGGCGGCGCGGGGTCGTCGTCGCACAGGTTATAGACAGCCCCCGCATCGGGGCGCTGCAATGACAGCTCAAGCGCTTGGGCAATGTCTTCGACGTGGATGCGGGAAAACACCTGCCCCTGCTTGATGATCCGCCGCGCCGTACCGGCACGCACCTTGGCAAAGGGGCCGCGCCCGGGGCCATAGATGCCCGCCAAACGAAAGATATGCAGCGGCAAATCAGGGATCGCCTGCCACCGCGCCTCTGCCGTGACCCGGGCACGCCCGCGCTTTGTCGATGGTGTGAGAGGCGTGTCTTCGTCCACCCAATCGCCCGCGTGATCGCCGTAAACGCCCGTGGTCGACAGATAGCCAACCCACCGTAGATCGATGGCCGCGCGGGTGACCGCATCTTCCACCGCATTCAACACAGGGTCGCCAGCACTGTCCGGTCCGGCGGAGACAAGCACGTTGGGAAACTCTGCGATCAACGCGCCCAGATCAGCGCCGGGCCAAACGATCGGCTCTACACCCGTGGCGGCAATGGCGTCGGCCTTGTCAGCGCTGCGCGTGGTGCCGACGATACGCCAGCCCTGCGGCACCAGACGCGCCGCCAATGCGCGCGCGCTAAAACCGTGACCGATTGAAAGCAGCGTTTTGTCCATGGGACGTCCTTTCTATGTCGTCGTCTTGGGCAGGTTGATCCGCTGGCCTTTGGGGACCAACGCATTCATCTGCGCGATATGTTCCGGCAGGCACTTGGACAAAAAGTCATACGTCTTGACCACATGCGCCCGTGCCGCAGGCCCTAAATGCGCATATCGCGTCGGATGGGCCAAGACTTCTGCCACCTGATCGCCCAGCGCATCGGGATCAAAGAAATCGCACAGCAGGCCGGTTTCGCCATGGGTAATCGCCTCGCGCACGGGGGCCACATCAGAGCCGACAATCGTCGCGCCCATCGCCATCGCTTCGAGCAGGGACCACGACAGCACAAACGGCATCGTCAGATACAAATGGCAGCGGCTGATCTGCACGACCTTCTGGTAATCCTCGTAAGGCAGCTTGCCCAGAAAATGCACGCGGGACCAATCCACGTCCTTGCCAACCTCTGCCTCCATCTCGGCGCGCAGCCCGCCGGGGTGTTTACTTTTGCCGCCATAAGACGTGTCATTCCCGCCCACCACCAGCACCCGCGCATTGGGCCGTTGTTTCAGGATGCGAGGCAGCGCCCGCATGAACACATGGAATCCCCGCGTGCGTTCAAGGTTGCGCGATACGAAGGTCAGCACCTCGTCGTCCTTCGTCAGTACGTGGTTCAGCCGCCCGAGTTTCAGCGTCACCGACGGGTTCGGGCGCAGCTGATCGGTGCGTATCCCATCGTGGCAGACATAGAGCTTGCGATGAAAGCTTTGCGGGAAACGGTCGCGCTGCCAGTAGGTCGGGCTTAGCCCCACATCAACGGTTTCGATATTCGCCAGCGGCACGGCGTTGCGCGCATGCAGCAAAAACGGCGTGTTCTCGGTCACGGGCTCTTCGGGGTCAAAGCCCACGGGCCCGCCGGTTTCGCTGTAATAGTATTCGAAAAAGCCGATGATCGGGACATCGGGCCATATCTGTTTGAAAAACGTCAGCTCCCCCCACCCCACGTGTCCCACGACAATATCCGGCTTGAACCCTTCGCTGCGTTCGATCTGCTTGGCCGCACGGGCAGCGCCCAAACCGTTGCCCGTGGATTCCTCCCAGTTCTTTGACAGCCCATAGGCGTTCTCTGCCGGTCGGTGATGAGTCTTGTAGACCCGCGTTTCGACGCCATCAA
It encodes the following:
- a CDS encoding glycosyltransferase family 4 protein → MKIMFVHQNMPGQYRELVQWLADQRAHQIYFLTQRKNPPRFDGVETRVYKTHHRPAENAYGLSKNWEESTGNGLGAARAAKQIERSEGFKPDIVVGHVGWGELTFFKQIWPDVPIIGFFEYYYSETGGPVGFDPEEPVTENTPFLLHARNAVPLANIETVDVGLSPTYWQRDRFPQSFHRKLYVCHDGIRTDQLRPNPSVTLKLGRLNHVLTKDDEVLTFVSRNLERTRGFHVFMRALPRILKQRPNARVLVVGGNDTSYGGKSKHPGGLRAEMEAEVGKDVDWSRVHFLGKLPYEDYQKVVQISRCHLYLTMPFVLSWSLLEAMAMGATIVGSDVAPVREAITHGETGLLCDFFDPDALGDQVAEVLAHPTRYAHLGPAARAHVVKTYDFLSKCLPEHIAQMNALVPKGQRINLPKTTT
- a CDS encoding SDR family oxidoreductase → MDKTLLSIGHGFSARALAARLVPQGWRIVGTTRSADKADAIAATGVEPIVWPGADLGALIAEFPNVLVSAGPDSAGDPVLNAVEDAVTRAAIDLRWVGYLSTTGVYGDHAGDWVDEDTPLTPSTKRGRARVTAEARWQAIPDLPLHIFRLAGIYGPGRGPFAKVRAGTARRIIKQGQVFSRIHVEDIAQALELSLQRPDAGAVYNLCDDDPAPPQDVIAHAAELLGLPVPPAIPFEEADMTPMARSFYAESKKVRNDRTKQALGWVPQYPTYRSGLAALIEQDG